A portion of the Chondrinema litorale genome contains these proteins:
- the argC gene encoding N-acetyl-gamma-glutamyl-phosphate reductase: protein MIRAGIVGGAGYTAGELLRILINHPEVEISFIHSKSHAGQPVSDVHTDLLGDTDLIFSDDISVRIDVMFLCMGHGQSEAFLKENPVPGKMKIIDLSQDFRIKSMDHDFIYGLPELNRHYIKAAERIANPGCFATCIQLGLLPLAGYGLIQEDVHIQGITGSTGAGQKPMATTHFSWRNNNVSVYKAFKHQHIAEITQSIKQLQPKFDSELLFVPVRGNFTRGILCSMYTKCTISFEEIKSIYESYYKRNPFIVISEKNPDLKQVVNTNKGIVYLEKHGDYIMIITAIDNLLRGASGQAVQNMNIAFGLDDTTGLKLKAAAF, encoded by the coding sequence ATGATTAGAGCAGGAATAGTTGGGGGGGCAGGATATACCGCTGGAGAGTTATTGAGAATTCTCATAAATCATCCAGAAGTTGAAATTTCTTTCATTCACAGTAAAAGTCATGCAGGTCAGCCAGTGTCTGATGTGCATACAGATTTACTTGGGGATACTGATCTTATTTTTAGCGATGATATTTCTGTTAGAATTGATGTGATGTTCCTTTGTATGGGACATGGACAGTCTGAGGCATTTCTTAAAGAAAATCCGGTTCCGGGTAAAATGAAAATTATCGATTTAAGTCAAGATTTTAGAATCAAATCTATGGATCATGACTTTATCTATGGTTTACCAGAACTTAACAGACATTATATTAAAGCTGCGGAAAGAATAGCCAATCCTGGTTGTTTTGCCACTTGTATTCAACTTGGATTATTACCACTTGCCGGATATGGACTAATACAAGAAGATGTTCATATACAAGGGATAACAGGTTCTACAGGTGCAGGGCAAAAACCAATGGCTACAACGCATTTTAGCTGGAGAAATAACAATGTTTCTGTTTATAAAGCTTTTAAGCATCAACATATAGCAGAAATAACGCAAAGCATCAAACAACTGCAACCTAAGTTTGATAGTGAGTTACTTTTTGTGCCAGTAAGAGGTAATTTCACCAGAGGAATTTTATGTTCAATGTACACCAAGTGTACAATCAGTTTTGAAGAGATTAAATCAATTTATGAGAGCTACTATAAGCGCAATCCGTTTATCGTAATCTCAGAGAAAAATCCCGATCTTAAGCAGGTAGTTAATACCAATAAGGGAATTGTGTATCTCGAAAAACATGGCGATTATATTATGATTATTACAGCAATTGACAATCTCTTAAGAGGAGCATCTGGTCAGGCTGTACAAAATATGAATATTGCTTTTGGTTTAGACGACACAACAGGTCTAAAACTAAAAGCTGCTGCTTTTTAA
- the argG gene encoding argininosuccinate synthase, translating into MKKKVVLAFSGGLDTSYCVKYLSEDCGYEVYTAIVNTGGFDSSELSEIEKSAYALGVKEHKTIEATEQYYQDCIRFLIYGNVLKNNTYPLSVSAERVFQAIEIVKYARSVSADAVAHGSTGAGNDQVRFDLVFQVMGPELEIITPIRDLKLSREAEVNYLKEKGVSKEWSKAKYSINKGLWGTSVGGVETLTSDGVLPESAYPTQLETEGEKSITLQFENGELVGIDGEKMSPVKAIQQLEKIAGPFAVGRDVHVGDTIIGIKGRVGFEAAAPLIIIKAHHLLEKHVLTKWQQHWKEQLANWYGMMLHEAAFLDPVMRNIEKFLEDTQSQVTGEANIKLQPYRFTVTGINSPNDLMSAKFGSYGEMNLGWSGEDVKGFTKILSNQIKIYHQVKDSNND; encoded by the coding sequence ATGAAAAAGAAGGTAGTGTTAGCATTTAGTGGAGGATTAGATACTTCTTATTGTGTAAAATACCTCTCAGAAGATTGCGGCTACGAGGTTTATACCGCTATAGTAAACACTGGCGGTTTTGATAGCAGCGAATTATCTGAAATTGAAAAAAGTGCATATGCGTTGGGTGTAAAAGAACACAAAACCATAGAAGCAACTGAACAGTATTATCAAGATTGCATTCGCTTTTTGATATATGGTAATGTTTTAAAAAATAATACATATCCGCTTTCTGTAAGTGCAGAAAGGGTGTTTCAAGCAATTGAAATAGTAAAATATGCTCGTAGTGTTAGTGCAGATGCAGTAGCTCACGGTAGTACTGGTGCTGGTAACGATCAAGTACGTTTCGATTTAGTGTTCCAAGTAATGGGACCTGAGTTAGAAATTATTACACCTATTCGCGACTTAAAGCTTTCTAGAGAAGCCGAAGTAAATTATTTGAAAGAAAAAGGTGTAAGTAAAGAGTGGTCTAAAGCGAAATACTCTATTAATAAAGGTTTGTGGGGAACGAGTGTGGGTGGAGTAGAAACGCTTACTTCAGATGGCGTTTTGCCAGAAAGTGCTTACCCAACTCAATTAGAAACTGAAGGTGAAAAATCAATTACGCTTCAATTTGAAAATGGTGAATTAGTAGGGATAGATGGCGAAAAAATGTCGCCAGTAAAAGCCATTCAGCAATTAGAGAAAATAGCAGGGCCTTTTGCAGTGGGTAGAGATGTGCATGTGGGCGATACTATTATAGGTATTAAAGGTAGAGTAGGCTTTGAAGCTGCTGCTCCGCTTATCATTATAAAAGCGCACCATCTTTTAGAAAAACATGTGCTTACCAAATGGCAACAACATTGGAAAGAGCAGTTAGCTAACTGGTATGGCATGATGTTACATGAGGCTGCTTTCTTAGATCCGGTAATGAGGAATATCGAAAAATTCCTTGAAGACACTCAGTCTCAGGTTACAGGAGAGGCGAATATCAAGCTTCAACCTTACAGATTTACCGTTACTGGTATTAATTCTCCAAATGACCTTATGTCAGCAAAATTTGGAAGTTACGGAGAGATGAACTTAGGATGGAGTGGAGAAGATGTAAAAGGCTTTACAAAAATATTAAGTAATCAAATTAAAATTTATCATCAGGTAAAAGACAGTAATAATGATTAG
- a CDS encoding GNAT family N-acetyltransferase has protein sequence MSVEVLFATDKHVGYAEEITIAMAVAAKERGTGIAKRSPEYVMSKMTEGKAVIALDNKKFAGFCYIETWGHGKYVANSGLIVLPEYRKSGLARKIKEKIFELSRTKFPESKIFGITTSLAVMKINSELGYKPVTFSELTTDETFWKGCQSCTNYDILTRTNRSLCLCTGMIYDPEKEKTKAKNERKSLAEKWTQFKEFMFSRKAKKQELLKDEDKKESSYNTNSVLVK, from the coding sequence ATGTCTGTTGAGGTATTATTCGCCACTGACAAGCATGTTGGCTATGCTGAAGAAATAACTATTGCTATGGCTGTAGCAGCCAAAGAGCGTGGAACTGGTATTGCTAAAAGATCACCTGAATATGTGATGTCAAAAATGACTGAAGGTAAAGCAGTTATAGCATTAGATAATAAAAAATTTGCAGGTTTCTGCTATATCGAAACCTGGGGTCATGGTAAATATGTAGCTAACTCTGGTCTTATAGTATTACCCGAATATAGAAAGAGCGGTTTGGCTAGAAAAATCAAAGAAAAAATCTTTGAGCTATCTAGAACCAAGTTTCCTGAATCTAAAATATTTGGTATTACAACCAGTCTAGCTGTAATGAAAATTAACTCTGAGTTGGGGTACAAACCTGTTACTTTCTCTGAGTTAACTACTGATGAAACTTTCTGGAAAGGCTGCCAAAGCTGTACCAATTACGATATTCTAACAAGAACTAACCGTTCACTTTGTCTTTGTACTGGAATGATCTACGATCCGGAAAAAGAAAAGACAAAAGCAAAAAACGAAAGAAAAAGCCTAGCTGAAAAATGGACGCAATTTAAAGAGTTTATGTTTTCTAGAAAGGCTAAGAAACAAGAATTATTGAAAGATGAAGATAAAAAAGAATCTTCATACAATACAAATAGTGTTTTAGTAAAGTAG
- a CDS encoding two-component regulator propeller domain-containing protein → MRYFFSLLNICLLAIFILLRSNVIAQDKGLNPERSLSQYHLNIWASEQGLPSQGANGIVQSEEGYIWLATYEGLSQFDGISIDPIKTVDTENRLSINSFKGIYKEPKGKLWVAANGGGLLSYYNNKWEVYNTENGLPSNIVNSVLLTNNNTVWVGTANGAAFMQENTFSQNSIDSILTQIVVNDIAEDNDGNLWFATMSSGLIKTNNQGKIIRQYTVADGLSSDVVQQIHIEKNTGNIWVGTNKGIKILFKGNKLIDFAYGELLRDKTIKKIYEDKNGSIWIGTNRGLCRFNNNHLEFISENSNLSIHEVTDITEDNNGSLWVSTYRSGFYQLVQGKFITYSTPQGLAGKTINGAIEIAKDSILIATNNGLSQFKQGWNFSPALINGEAVFENKDVRDLIKDSKGNFWFATSDKLYLYTADQQLKVFGEKDGLASNYVRFIYEDRQNNIWIGTENGLNLYKDNSFKTFTKEDGLSNNKIHFVYQDTEGIIWVSTEEGLNKMTNGKFESFFISDGLSGNVVFKIHEDEDQVLWIGTNGGITRLKNGELSSITKKQGLKINSVFDILEDRRGFFWIPNNQGIYRIEKEQLNVLANGGSLELDDIMYKTGDGMMVNACTANARSLISSKGEYWIPTPEGITVIPYPEHPDANNIPPKILVESIILNGKEIPYTNPLNLPSGNNQLVVNFTGLDYHSPERVSFSYSLSGFLSMTPKSKKREAVLTNIPPGEYKFTIVAFNNDNAQSNFSFTILKEPQFYQTAWFGILLTVFGLFVIALIIKYFISPFKRENKRLEKLVEERTAVIRQSEQELIKKNEKIEDKNKELESSNNKLIELNKEKNNLIGIVAHDLKSPLNHITGLINIIKLSGDNLNQEQNEYIQHILNSTARLNNMISHILDVEAIDSGKLRLHMTDIEMYKTIESVISDFTTELERKNMEIIFDNQGSYFPIFADEKIIIQIFENLISNAIKFTPSGKQVFVKLFETDSNNIRIEVKDQGPGVSTADMHRLFGKYQKLSARPTAGEHSTGLGLSIVKKYVEALNGKVWCESTFGKGANFIVELKKTEKIAEEKKTFDQAR, encoded by the coding sequence ATGAGATATTTTTTCAGCTTACTCAACATTTGTTTATTAGCAATATTTATACTGTTAAGGTCAAATGTTATCGCTCAGGATAAAGGCTTGAACCCTGAAAGATCCCTATCTCAATATCACTTAAACATTTGGGCAAGCGAACAGGGCTTACCATCTCAAGGTGCGAATGGGATTGTACAATCAGAAGAAGGTTACATATGGCTAGCTACTTATGAAGGGCTCTCACAATTTGATGGGATTTCTATTGATCCTATTAAAACCGTAGATACAGAAAATAGGCTATCTATCAACTCTTTTAAAGGTATTTATAAAGAGCCAAAGGGTAAATTATGGGTTGCAGCTAATGGTGGTGGCCTCCTATCTTACTATAATAATAAGTGGGAAGTATATAACACAGAAAATGGCTTACCTAGCAACATTGTAAATTCAGTTCTTCTAACAAACAATAACACTGTTTGGGTTGGTACTGCCAATGGCGCCGCCTTTATGCAAGAAAACACATTCTCTCAAAATAGCATAGATTCAATTTTAACTCAAATTGTTGTAAATGATATTGCAGAAGATAATGATGGCAACCTTTGGTTTGCCACAATGAGTAGTGGTTTAATTAAAACAAATAACCAAGGCAAAATTATAAGGCAATACACTGTTGCTGATGGCTTAAGCAGTGATGTAGTGCAGCAAATACATATAGAAAAAAATACTGGTAATATTTGGGTAGGCACAAACAAGGGAATTAAAATTCTATTTAAAGGTAATAAATTGATCGATTTTGCCTATGGTGAATTACTCAGAGATAAAACCATAAAAAAAATATATGAAGATAAAAACGGAAGTATTTGGATAGGCACAAATAGAGGTCTTTGTAGGTTTAACAACAACCATTTAGAGTTTATCTCTGAAAATAGCAATCTTTCTATTCATGAAGTAACCGATATAACAGAAGATAATAATGGAAGTTTGTGGGTAAGCACATATCGATCTGGATTTTATCAATTAGTACAAGGTAAATTTATTACCTATTCTACACCTCAAGGATTAGCTGGCAAAACAATTAATGGCGCAATTGAAATCGCAAAAGATTCAATTTTAATAGCTACTAATAATGGCCTTTCTCAATTTAAACAAGGATGGAATTTTTCTCCTGCATTAATAAATGGAGAAGCTGTTTTTGAGAATAAAGATGTAAGAGATTTAATTAAAGACTCAAAGGGAAATTTCTGGTTTGCCACTTCAGATAAACTGTATTTATATACAGCAGATCAACAACTAAAAGTTTTTGGTGAAAAAGATGGCTTAGCATCTAACTATGTGAGATTCATATATGAAGATCGCCAAAATAACATTTGGATTGGGACAGAAAATGGGCTCAACCTATATAAAGATAATTCTTTCAAAACTTTTACTAAAGAAGATGGACTCTCAAATAACAAAATCCACTTTGTTTATCAAGATACTGAAGGCATTATTTGGGTAAGTACAGAAGAAGGGTTAAATAAAATGACAAATGGAAAGTTTGAAAGCTTCTTTATTTCTGATGGCTTATCTGGCAATGTAGTTTTTAAAATACATGAAGATGAAGATCAGGTTTTGTGGATAGGCACTAATGGAGGGATTACCAGATTAAAAAATGGTGAGTTAAGTAGTATTACAAAAAAGCAAGGCCTTAAAATAAACTCAGTTTTTGATATTCTCGAAGATAGAAGAGGCTTTTTCTGGATACCCAATAACCAAGGAATTTATCGGATTGAAAAGGAGCAACTAAATGTACTTGCCAATGGTGGCTCTCTTGAATTAGACGACATAATGTACAAGACCGGAGACGGTATGATGGTGAATGCATGTACAGCCAATGCGAGAAGTCTTATATCTTCTAAAGGTGAATACTGGATACCTACACCAGAAGGTATTACTGTAATTCCATACCCAGAACATCCAGATGCTAATAATATTCCACCTAAAATTTTAGTCGAATCCATCATTTTAAATGGTAAGGAGATTCCTTATACAAACCCACTTAATTTGCCAAGTGGTAACAACCAATTGGTTGTGAATTTTACTGGCTTAGATTATCACTCACCAGAAAGAGTAAGTTTTAGTTATTCGCTTAGTGGATTTCTGAGCATGACTCCAAAGAGCAAAAAAAGAGAAGCTGTTTTAACTAATATCCCTCCCGGAGAATATAAATTCACCATTGTTGCATTTAATAATGATAATGCTCAAAGCAATTTTTCATTCACTATTCTTAAAGAGCCTCAATTTTACCAAACAGCTTGGTTTGGCATTCTCTTAACTGTTTTTGGCTTATTCGTAATTGCATTAATTATTAAGTATTTTATCTCTCCATTTAAAAGGGAAAATAAAAGATTAGAGAAACTGGTAGAAGAACGCACAGCGGTAATTAGACAAAGTGAGCAAGAATTAATTAAGAAAAATGAGAAAATTGAAGATAAAAATAAAGAGCTCGAAAGCAGCAACAACAAACTTATCGAGTTAAATAAAGAAAAAAACAACCTTATTGGTATTGTTGCTCACGACTTAAAAAGTCCATTAAACCATATAACTGGTCTAATAAATATTATTAAGCTTTCTGGTGATAATTTGAATCAAGAACAAAACGAATATATACAACACATTCTTAATTCTACTGCAAGGCTTAATAATATGATTTCTCATATTCTCGATGTTGAAGCTATAGACTCAGGAAAATTGAGATTACACATGACAGACATCGAAATGTATAAAACTATCGAATCTGTAATCTCTGACTTCACTACAGAATTGGAAAGAAAGAACATGGAAATCATATTCGATAACCAAGGTTCTTACTTCCCTATTTTTGCAGATGAAAAAATCATTATCCAGATATTTGAGAACCTCATTTCTAATGCAATAAAATTTACACCTTCCGGAAAACAAGTTTTTGTTAAGTTATTTGAGACCGATTCCAATAATATACGCATTGAAGTAAAAGACCAAGGGCCTGGTGTATCTACCGCAGATATGCATCGACTGTTCGGGAAATATCAAAAGCTTTCGGCAAGGCCTACTGCCGGAGAGCATTCAACTGGTCTAGGTTTATCTATAGTGAAAAAATATGTAGAAGCTCTCAACGGAAAAGTTTGGTGTGAAAGCACTTTTGGAAAAGGAGCTAATTTTATAGTTGAGTTAAAAAAAACTGAGAAAATCGCTGAAGAAAAAAAAACATTTGACCAAGCTCGATAA
- a CDS encoding tetratricopeptide repeat protein produces the protein MKYIFLLLSLAINICIVNTAKAQRLSPDNTDYAVQLFNAEKQLIIKNQQISKEQKASFLADYGLIDEALNQIKTSEPSFAYYLANAKINFKSHQYKSAIKNVNQALALKPENRESLLLSGEVYLALNDIEKAINSANTRLAKVDFDDKALVLLAKTAIAQTNFDKALGHIQEAISHNPNNADALYLNAYINLKTKSKKKENTLEKALELNPYHSEARFLYGLILSTKDIELAKKQWQIALLKDPFNEKVHQTIISFSEKDQVFGKSISNLLNEVNPDKTLITDLQKDKSENEKSAIDLAFDFRKSLYHEENLTGFYGKYLSSIHSSDVNPILSASVLEFIAINELLDIDEQESLSSFLQNSEASQILSLAPIFDITQQNEILLKVINKSFEDNQIIINLLTFANIKLKPSLHTSSDDFLPLYKILDAATGKDKMLKEGLVDILSEKVFPKAYKVNFRQFVLSCAKPNTQISDDYFNLAYSKFLEGNDQKSCSELNQYFNELDNILFKGEPQKFTAFQAQALIYNAEMQINKGNFTIAEQVLDQALQTNNTYTPVYLTKTKLCLIQGKFEEAEVWWKSAEQMDVNNPDVYKIRAQFSIQKFNQGRIPSEQALELASIEFAKALQLETDPYLFGKTNRDIQELYQLFAKPYQALELAESYLSAKANNANQFEKIYITETSAFIQSVRTLNGYGTSLISRAQNIINTSKNNSEVQDMIWLAYSYLNPELLDSLRFNNLSVNVKHLASLENLETNEKPFAVLSDFSPVSTKEEIIYLKHIEYLIDVGKIETANELMSDHTFSKYPEVWSRYNMVRGKLLLKNNESKQAVDAFNKSLEISKYQHESRKLLITLFEGEQKKYKQDIKNMRKDVRKLELEPGPDFTFYKFL, from the coding sequence ATGAAGTACATTTTTTTACTATTATCACTTGCGATAAATATTTGTATTGTAAATACAGCTAAAGCCCAAAGACTTTCACCAGATAACACTGATTATGCCGTCCAACTTTTTAATGCAGAAAAGCAGTTAATCATTAAAAACCAACAAATCTCAAAAGAACAAAAAGCTAGTTTTCTTGCAGATTATGGTCTAATTGATGAAGCATTAAATCAGATTAAAACCTCAGAGCCTTCATTCGCATATTATCTGGCAAATGCCAAAATAAATTTCAAATCTCACCAATATAAAAGTGCTATAAAGAATGTAAACCAAGCACTTGCTCTTAAACCTGAAAATAGAGAATCTTTACTATTGTCAGGAGAAGTTTATTTAGCCCTAAATGATATTGAAAAAGCCATAAACTCGGCAAATACTAGACTTGCTAAAGTTGATTTTGATGATAAAGCATTAGTACTGCTGGCTAAAACTGCTATAGCACAAACAAATTTTGACAAGGCGTTGGGGCATATTCAAGAGGCAATATCTCATAACCCGAATAATGCAGATGCACTTTATTTAAATGCCTATATTAATCTTAAAACTAAGAGTAAGAAAAAAGAAAATACTTTAGAGAAAGCCCTAGAACTAAACCCTTATCATTCAGAAGCACGCTTTTTATATGGCTTAATATTATCAACCAAAGATATTGAACTAGCTAAAAAACAATGGCAAATAGCTTTATTAAAAGACCCATTCAATGAGAAAGTTCATCAAACTATAATTAGCTTTTCTGAAAAAGATCAGGTTTTTGGAAAAAGTATCTCCAACTTATTAAATGAAGTAAATCCAGATAAAACACTCATAACTGACTTACAAAAAGACAAATCAGAAAATGAAAAAAGTGCTATAGATTTAGCTTTTGATTTTAGAAAATCACTTTACCACGAAGAAAATCTCACCGGTTTTTATGGAAAGTATTTGTCGAGTATTCATAGTAGTGATGTTAACCCAATTCTCTCAGCATCAGTACTAGAATTTATTGCTATAAATGAATTATTAGATATTGATGAACAAGAAAGTCTTTCATCATTTTTACAGAATTCAGAAGCATCACAAATATTGAGTCTAGCACCCATATTTGACATTACTCAACAAAATGAAATTCTTTTAAAAGTAATCAATAAGTCATTTGAAGATAATCAAATAATAATCAACTTATTGACTTTTGCTAATATTAAGTTGAAGCCGTCACTACATACCTCTTCCGATGATTTTTTACCGCTATATAAAATACTTGATGCTGCTACAGGAAAAGATAAAATGCTAAAAGAAGGCTTAGTTGATATTCTATCTGAAAAAGTTTTTCCAAAAGCATACAAAGTAAACTTTAGACAGTTTGTATTAAGTTGTGCAAAACCAAATACACAAATAAGTGATGACTATTTTAATCTTGCTTATTCGAAGTTTTTAGAAGGTAATGATCAAAAATCTTGTAGCGAGCTAAATCAATATTTTAACGAATTAGATAATATACTTTTTAAAGGTGAGCCACAGAAGTTTACGGCATTTCAAGCTCAAGCATTAATTTACAATGCAGAAATGCAAATTAATAAAGGTAATTTCACAATTGCTGAACAAGTTTTAGATCAAGCATTACAAACCAACAATACCTATACTCCTGTTTACTTGACAAAAACTAAACTTTGCTTAATACAAGGAAAGTTTGAAGAAGCAGAAGTTTGGTGGAAATCAGCCGAACAGATGGATGTAAACAATCCTGATGTGTATAAAATCAGAGCTCAATTTTCAATTCAAAAATTCAATCAAGGCAGAATACCTTCAGAACAAGCGCTTGAACTTGCATCTATCGAATTTGCTAAGGCACTTCAACTAGAGACAGATCCTTATCTTTTTGGAAAAACCAATAGAGATATTCAGGAATTATATCAACTATTTGCAAAACCTTATCAAGCTTTAGAGTTGGCAGAATCTTACTTATCTGCAAAAGCCAATAATGCCAATCAATTTGAAAAAATATATATCACAGAAACAAGCGCATTTATTCAATCAGTAAGAACATTGAATGGATATGGTACAAGTTTAATTTCTAGAGCACAGAATATTATAAATACTTCAAAAAATAATTCCGAAGTTCAAGATATGATTTGGCTAGCTTACTCTTATCTCAATCCAGAGTTATTAGATTCTCTCAGATTTAATAACCTGTCGGTTAATGTGAAGCATCTCGCAAGTTTGGAGAATCTAGAAACAAATGAAAAACCATTCGCTGTGTTATCTGATTTCTCACCTGTTAGCACTAAAGAAGAAATTATCTATTTAAAACATATAGAATATTTAATTGATGTAGGAAAGATAGAAACCGCAAATGAATTGATGAGTGACCATACTTTTTCAAAATACCCAGAAGTGTGGTCTAGATATAATATGGTAAGAGGTAAACTACTTTTAAAGAATAATGAAAGTAAACAAGCTGTTGATGCTTTTAATAAAAGTTTAGAAATATCTAAGTATCAACATGAAAGTAGAAAATTATTAATTACCTTATTTGAGGGTGAGCAAAAAAAATATAAACAAGATATTAAAAATATGAGAAAAGATGTCCGGAAACTAGAGTTAGAGCCCGGACCTGATTTCACGTTTTATAAATTTTTATGA
- a CDS encoding NfeD family protein — MEAVLVTILIAVMLVFFGVRKLLFGDHKLLKNKKDILELLTGTVQTSMLNEPSHLIGKIAEVYTVLKPSGKIVFNDEQYEATTSGEYIDKGTKVKIVGKSLSNVLKVRIAKSEEVEKQSKDEASDNS, encoded by the coding sequence ATGGAAGCAGTATTAGTAACAATTTTAATTGCAGTGATGTTGGTGTTTTTTGGTGTTCGAAAATTATTGTTTGGAGACCATAAGTTACTAAAAAACAAAAAAGATATTCTTGAATTGCTTACTGGCACTGTACAAACTAGTATGCTTAATGAGCCCTCTCACCTAATTGGTAAAATTGCAGAAGTTTATACAGTTCTTAAGCCCTCGGGGAAGATTGTGTTTAATGATGAACAATATGAAGCTACAACAAGCGGAGAGTATATTGATAAAGGTACTAAAGTGAAAATTGTAGGTAAGAGTTTATCTAATGTATTAAAAGTAAGAATTGCAAAAAGCGAAGAAGTTGAGAAGCAATCGAAAGATGAAGCGAGTGACAATTCTTGA